A portion of the Simkania negevensis Z genome contains these proteins:
- a CDS encoding beta-1,3-glucanase family protein — protein MYLSYFARIIVFVATILSTQLLQAVPPTPLQNFCPVVLVNNSTLDASRVYFVAHGNDPNGFPCFLVPDGNGVCQFVYPTGSGSPSSAEVSKTLNQLPTATDLPPGFTNGYLIYLPINSSSRAYLSIDLPMYLGTAINPALGVMGIQDSSVTSRTDPNFYTLYQDFEFGMVNSVTDSETNLFLNLSWVDYFCLPMQLYTYSYATGQEINIEGTYASGTIASNTRENIISAMNTGLGQGQTYPSWEYLDVPFYDNPYTDTTPSSCVRILAAKNSIDLGKSPQFQGGQVAPKFFPANYGTETVHPPLASTSFYQAVYNHYLTNTLYAQVFPANEPAENYTITSVSGSPLVLNFAAQSSGTLDVQLDLNNLDFDQLLSGSKWPFTPASVPAAYTNELSKLISALFTIGELPNTGFTTSPGSPFVNNNGGYGALTYFSNPTGYANGPWYNLYDIELHKLQINKGKVPSNPNYGLGYGYDFDDLLNMSGLINGIEIQDGVGNPSQVTDASEPYIIVTLESLSGTTVPNLAQSNQAYQVSMGSAANGTTVSFTYFDGTTTHTDVPASTTTSTNLGMVQVDESNPFIIKFTFDGTDYEYHINVQNQAVLPASATSTYSAIDQFFLNSIVFSKSGGTQSNPQFTITYNSSPPPWAG, from the coding sequence ATGTATCTTTCCTATTTTGCTAGAATAATAGTCTTTGTAGCGACAATTCTCTCTACGCAACTTTTGCAAGCCGTTCCGCCGACACCACTGCAAAACTTCTGTCCCGTTGTTTTAGTGAATAATTCAACTCTGGATGCAAGTCGCGTTTACTTCGTCGCTCATGGAAATGACCCGAACGGTTTCCCCTGTTTTTTGGTTCCAGACGGAAATGGAGTTTGTCAGTTTGTCTACCCTACGGGAAGCGGCTCCCCAAGCTCAGCTGAAGTGAGTAAAACTCTTAACCAGCTTCCCACAGCTACCGACTTACCACCTGGTTTCACTAATGGTTACTTGATTTATCTCCCCATCAACAGTTCATCTAGAGCTTATCTTTCGATTGACCTCCCTATGTATTTGGGAACAGCTATCAATCCTGCCCTTGGTGTCATGGGCATCCAGGATTCTTCTGTCACTTCACGAACCGATCCAAACTTCTACACTTTATATCAAGACTTTGAGTTTGGGATGGTCAATTCCGTTACCGATTCCGAAACGAATTTATTTTTAAATTTGTCTTGGGTCGATTACTTTTGCCTCCCTATGCAATTGTATACCTACAGTTACGCGACAGGTCAGGAGATTAATATTGAAGGGACGTATGCCTCTGGCACAATCGCTTCTAACACACGCGAAAATATCATTTCCGCGATGAATACCGGATTAGGTCAAGGACAAACCTACCCATCATGGGAGTATTTGGACGTCCCGTTTTACGATAATCCTTACACAGATACAACACCCTCTAGTTGCGTTCGTATTCTCGCAGCAAAAAACAGCATTGACTTGGGAAAAAGTCCACAATTTCAAGGGGGGCAAGTTGCTCCAAAATTTTTCCCAGCTAACTACGGCACAGAAACGGTGCATCCCCCACTAGCTAGTACGAGTTTTTACCAAGCTGTTTATAACCACTACCTGACAAACACCCTTTATGCTCAAGTGTTTCCTGCCAATGAACCAGCTGAAAACTATACAATCACTTCCGTCTCAGGTTCACCTCTTGTCTTGAATTTCGCAGCTCAAAGCAGCGGTACTCTAGATGTGCAACTTGATCTTAACAATCTTGATTTTGATCAGTTGCTAAGTGGCTCTAAATGGCCTTTTACACCAGCATCTGTTCCCGCAGCATACACAAATGAACTCTCGAAACTCATCAGCGCGCTCTTTACGATCGGAGAATTACCGAATACAGGATTTACAACATCTCCTGGTAGTCCTTTTGTGAATAACAATGGGGGGTATGGTGCTCTAACCTATTTTAGCAACCCTACTGGCTATGCCAATGGCCCTTGGTATAACCTTTACGACATCGAGCTGCATAAATTACAAATCAATAAAGGAAAAGTACCTAGTAATCCAAACTATGGGCTAGGGTATGGTTATGATTTTGATGACTTATTGAATATGAGCGGGCTGATCAATGGGATTGAAATTCAAGACGGCGTGGGCAACCCGTCGCAAGTAACAGATGCTTCCGAGCCTTACATTATCGTTACGCTGGAGAGTTTATCTGGAACAACTGTTCCTAATCTTGCGCAAAGCAATCAAGCCTATCAGGTAAGTATGGGTTCGGCGGCAAACGGTACAACGGTATCGTTTACCTACTTTGATGGGACAACAACCCATACAGATGTTCCCGCCTCCACAACTACGAGTACAAACTTAGGAATGGTGCAAGTCGATGAAAGCAACCCTTTTATTATCAAGTTCACTTTTGATGGAACAGATTATGAGTACCATATAAATGTTCAAAACCAAGCCGTTCTTCCCGCTTCTGCAACAAGCACATATTCTGCAATTGACCAATTTTTCCTAAATAGTATTGTCTTCTCAAAATCGGGAGGAACACAATCAAACCCACAATTTACAATCACTTACAATAGCTCACCACCTCCTTGGGCTGGATAG
- a CDS encoding MFS transporter, with protein MSVTQSSPSEVSLWKKAILPWIVCFSASLFFAYELLQLHVMNALSPMLIRDLGLNATQFGTLSSTYLLADVIFLLPAGILLDRFSVRKVILTALFLCVIGTLGFSRAHSFGFACVCHFLSGIGNAFCFLSCMMLISRWFPKEKQAFIVGLMITMGMLGGVVAQVPFSLLAQKFDWRQALFIDGLIGVAIFALIFSFVKDAPKGFLRAEEESAELPFWEGVKRSVLNIQNICCGLYTCFLNMPLMIISAVWGTLFLTQVHEIPLTNASFIVSMICMGTIVGSPIYGWVSDKIGKRRLPMLFGGLTSLIVMFAIILIPHPSEKMLTALFFALGFFTSSQVIGYPTITESNPKELTGTSMGIAALIIMGIAGVIQPLSGKLLDYSWSGAMQNGAPLYALKDFMTAFMIFPIGFVIALIALARIKEPQKAAASLKT; from the coding sequence ATGTCAGTGACCCAATCTTCCCCGTCTGAAGTGAGTCTTTGGAAAAAAGCAATTCTCCCTTGGATCGTCTGTTTTTCGGCGTCCCTTTTTTTTGCTTATGAATTGCTTCAATTGCATGTAATGAATGCCTTATCCCCAATGCTTATTCGGGATCTTGGACTCAATGCAACTCAATTTGGAACGCTCAGTTCCACCTATTTACTTGCTGATGTGATCTTTCTTTTGCCTGCTGGCATTTTGCTCGACCGTTTTTCAGTGCGGAAAGTCATTTTAACAGCCCTTTTTCTCTGCGTGATTGGAACTTTGGGCTTTAGCCGCGCTCACTCGTTTGGTTTTGCCTGTGTTTGTCATTTTCTTTCAGGAATAGGCAATGCTTTTTGTTTCTTAAGTTGCATGATGCTCATTTCACGTTGGTTTCCTAAAGAAAAACAAGCGTTTATTGTCGGACTGATGATCACTATGGGGATGCTTGGAGGTGTTGTAGCGCAAGTTCCCTTTTCCCTTCTTGCCCAAAAATTTGATTGGCGTCAGGCTCTCTTTATCGATGGTCTGATTGGTGTTGCTATCTTTGCGTTAATTTTTTCCTTTGTCAAAGACGCGCCAAAAGGATTTCTCAGAGCTGAAGAAGAAAGCGCTGAGCTTCCATTTTGGGAAGGAGTTAAACGTTCAGTCCTTAACATCCAAAACATTTGCTGCGGGCTATATACGTGCTTTTTAAACATGCCGCTTATGATCATCAGTGCTGTTTGGGGAACCCTTTTTCTTACGCAAGTGCACGAGATTCCTTTGACCAATGCTTCCTTTATCGTCAGTATGATTTGTATGGGAACCATTGTCGGATCGCCGATCTATGGCTGGGTTTCTGATAAAATCGGTAAGCGCCGCTTGCCAATGCTATTTGGAGGCCTCACTTCACTGATTGTGATGTTTGCCATTATCCTCATTCCTCATCCATCTGAGAAAATGCTCACAGCTTTATTCTTTGCATTGGGCTTTTTTACGAGCAGCCAAGTGATCGGGTATCCGACCATTACAGAAAGTAATCCTAAAGAGCTAACGGGAACTTCGATGGGCATTGCCGCGCTGATCATCATGGGGATAGCAGGAGTGATTCAACCTCTTTCAGGCAAATTGCTCGACTATAGCTGGAGTGGAGCGATGCAAAATGGTGCACCTCTCTATGCTTTAAAAGATTTTATGACAGCGTTTATGATCTTCCCGATCGGGTTTGTCATTGCCCTCATAGCATTAGCAAGGATCAAAGAACCTCAAAAAGCTGCTGCTTCACTAAAAACTTAA
- a CDS encoding thymidine kinase: MAKLYFYYSAMNAGKSTTLLQSSYNYRERGMNTLLLAPRFDDRFGDPAIYSRIGLKQEALLFEKGTNIYYQTEEKIDEIGALHCVLIDEAHFLTKSQVAQLVSITKKLHVPVLCYGLRSDFLGEPFEGSQYLLTWADELVEIKTICHCGSKATMNMRIDEEGSPVSKGNQVHIGGNESYLSVCMKHFVEAIDAIEEIAFGKTHSNRS; encoded by the coding sequence ATGGCAAAACTCTACTTTTATTACTCGGCAATGAACGCGGGAAAAAGTACAACACTGCTTCAATCGAGTTACAACTACCGTGAAAGAGGGATGAACACCCTCCTTTTGGCCCCTCGGTTTGATGATCGCTTTGGCGATCCTGCAATTTATTCGCGCATTGGCCTGAAACAGGAAGCTCTTTTGTTCGAAAAGGGGACGAATATCTACTATCAAACCGAAGAAAAAATCGATGAGATTGGCGCATTGCATTGTGTTCTAATTGATGAAGCCCATTTTCTTACGAAATCACAGGTAGCACAACTCGTTTCAATTACGAAAAAACTACACGTTCCTGTTTTGTGTTATGGTCTCCGGTCAGACTTTTTAGGAGAGCCCTTTGAAGGGAGCCAGTATTTGCTCACTTGGGCGGATGAACTTGTTGAAATTAAGACCATTTGCCATTGCGGAAGCAAAGCAACCATGAACATGCGTATCGACGAGGAAGGGAGTCCCGTAAGTAAAGGAAATCAAGTCCATATTGGTGGGAATGAAAGTTACCTTTCAGTTTGCATGAAGCATTTTGTCGAAGCCATCGATGCCATCGAAGAAATTGCATTTGGAAAGACCCATTCTAATAGGAGTTAA
- a CDS encoding autotransporter domain-containing protein, giving the protein MNTASNWSPSGVPAANDDLVFPSAATIKTPNNDIGTLTVGTLTFSGGNYTLSGSPIVCSGAVNITQDSVILSPSSPNQFTGVINVGTITNQATLTAGSAGAIGSTSFQPSVTILGPMGSPSTLALNGNDNTLKTLAGNQYTSVTLGSATLTVTGGSTNLPLYGPVSGTGNLAVPSGTLALMETNTYSGTTTIETGGSLNVLKGLGSTSQVNFTSGAGTLVFGDSLTSNKPLQVTGTASISVNDYNVSLTGALTGSGAWTKLGRGTLTVTNSSLSGPLTLSGGILNGNAASLGAPSSITFNTFGGTLQIAGNMTLSQSITLANPGGFDTNGFNLELSGPITGANPLTKTGAGTLTLTNVGNNYAAKTIIKQGTLSVTPQTFSSGSTQVVFDSPGSGILQITDDFSSFTPSVVLFGDGTIDTNTHNMTISGVVAGLSTNAFNKNGTGTLTFTGQNVYQGPTNVNAGTLQAGIASTSTYGAFGLGSDVTVASGATLDFQTFQNTVGSLDNSGSTLSSATIDATSFTQANSGSLGLNFPTTNSTPVGNISTTGAINLDGTLDVTSTGGFTLTSGEVILLQSSGAGKQLAGTFSTTNLPFGKLKYDYTQNQVILGVGGCDGTWNTTSSGEWGTVGNWLSCVPGINNNSQDSATFPELGAGNVTATLSTAGSTQPVTLHEIAFNSSTTNYTIKQFNTSSVITLDAPVGSSNPTIHVTAGTPTIDAPIVLNTDSMLQLSSGTLTLGSNTTISSSNTADLQITEGNMSGTLTNNGSITPHSLTIVGSTLNNNGTVQTTGPIDIEDLQGLVNPININNSSTFTAGTTLSIGGNATVTNSSTMTSGGNFTINNGSVTNQSGGQLNAGSGSLLSITGGTLINDQGGMLGSSNADLLLTGGSLNSSDQVLANNYTQSSSGTLGLNFPTASASPVGNILTMGAINLAGTLNVTNTGGFAPPTGTEIVLLKSSGVGQQLSGTFAPTNLPFGVLKYEHNLNRVVLSVGGCDGTWNTTSSGEWGTAGNWVSCIPGISGNSQDSATFPELGAANVIVTLSTGGSAQPITLHHISFNSSTTNYTLKQFDNTSTITLAQPGGSSNPSIHLTAGNATIDAPIVLDDTSVIQLSSGTLTLGSNTIITSNNNESLLISQGNTGGTLTNHGSITPASLTIAGNTLMNQSGAQITTGSGGVLSITGGSITNSQGATLGSNDADFTFTGGTLNNSDIIKAKIYTQSSPATLQLNLLTSTDFGKVVASDKATLGGNLIVNASSDPSLATNQTFDLITTANGISNTFSNVSFQGFPASVIPDLVYLSNAVQLNTAPAVPGHFSGNHSHISVGILKQHNSYIRRKCFQFRDRLPNGAAPANQNAISQIDLLNPEVKGTLASLDDPPSMNSTEQKEINPNLLPLPTGASSSRYGKVYIGPVASFGEIDSRKDQIGSTYTSVGGLIGADYLFSEIEKFPCNIGLGATLQYRRLWGDGKSNSGDYQSHILHGSIYTSFIPQALQALSIEAILGYAHIWDHLNRKTGVNNKSTARSDTDQNLFDALLGLEYTLTLPKQFSFTPYLYLQYIYNHIDGFKESGAGIYNLKVKSQSIDSLNTQLGARTCYSLIRKNYTVTFELDAEWIREYLNSDRSVGFTPFVITNQPTNVTAFGPSRNSLLLAVDLLLRFANGWQTEASYTFQYNSSFYDHFFYLGVGKRF; this is encoded by the coding sequence ATGAATACCGCGAGTAATTGGAGCCCTTCCGGAGTCCCTGCCGCAAATGATGATTTAGTCTTTCCATCAGCAGCTACAATTAAAACGCCTAATAATGATATTGGCACTCTGACCGTTGGCACATTGACGTTCAGTGGTGGCAACTATACGTTATCAGGTAGCCCAATTGTCTGCTCGGGAGCTGTCAATATCACTCAAGATAGCGTGATTCTTAGTCCCTCAAGTCCAAACCAATTTACCGGCGTCATCAATGTAGGCACGATCACAAATCAAGCAACGCTGACTGCTGGGAGTGCTGGAGCAATTGGAAGCACATCTTTTCAGCCAAGTGTGACGATACTGGGCCCTATGGGAAGCCCCAGCACATTGGCTTTAAATGGCAATGATAACACCTTAAAAACCCTGGCTGGGAATCAATACACTTCAGTCACTCTAGGTTCGGCAACACTCACCGTGACAGGAGGCTCTACAAATCTCCCTCTTTACGGACCCGTGTCTGGAACTGGTAATTTAGCCGTCCCTTCGGGAACACTTGCTTTAATGGAAACAAATACATATTCAGGAACAACGACCATTGAGACTGGTGGATCTTTAAATGTTCTAAAGGGATTAGGTTCAACATCACAAGTCAATTTCACATCTGGTGCGGGAACGCTTGTCTTTGGAGATTCACTGACTTCAAACAAACCCCTTCAAGTCACGGGTACTGCTTCTATTAGTGTCAATGACTACAATGTCAGTCTTACCGGGGCGTTAACAGGAAGCGGAGCTTGGACAAAACTTGGGAGGGGAACACTAACTGTAACGAACTCTAGTTTATCAGGGCCTCTCACCCTCTCAGGAGGGATTTTAAATGGCAACGCAGCTAGTTTAGGAGCTCCATCATCGATCACGTTCAATACTTTTGGGGGCACTCTTCAAATCGCTGGCAATATGACACTCAGCCAATCTATCACCCTTGCAAACCCTGGTGGATTTGATACTAATGGATTCAATCTCGAACTCAGTGGTCCTATCACCGGAGCAAACCCGCTTACAAAAACAGGAGCTGGCACACTCACCTTGACAAACGTAGGAAATAACTACGCTGCAAAAACGATCATCAAGCAAGGAACCCTGAGTGTGACACCACAGACATTTTCATCTGGCTCCACACAAGTTGTTTTTGATAGCCCAGGAAGTGGCATTCTTCAAATTACAGATGACTTCTCCAGTTTTACCCCTTCGGTTGTCTTGTTTGGGGACGGAACGATCGATACAAACACGCATAACATGACCATTTCTGGAGTGGTTGCAGGACTTTCGACAAATGCTTTTAACAAAAATGGAACGGGAACATTGACTTTCACTGGTCAAAATGTTTATCAAGGGCCCACAAATGTCAACGCTGGAACACTTCAAGCAGGCATTGCTTCCACTTCAACCTATGGAGCCTTCGGACTCGGTTCAGATGTTACCGTTGCCTCTGGAGCAACTCTCGACTTTCAAACCTTCCAAAATACAGTTGGAAGTTTAGACAACTCGGGCTCAACCCTAAGCAGTGCTACAATTGATGCTACCAGTTTCACACAAGCGAATTCTGGATCGCTCGGATTAAACTTTCCGACGACTAATTCAACACCTGTTGGGAATATCTCAACAACAGGTGCCATTAATTTAGATGGCACACTAGATGTCACAAGTACGGGTGGTTTTACCCTTACGAGCGGCGAAGTCATCTTACTACAATCATCAGGGGCAGGAAAGCAACTCGCTGGCACATTCTCCACGACCAATCTCCCCTTTGGAAAATTAAAATATGACTATACCCAAAACCAAGTCATTTTGGGAGTAGGTGGCTGTGATGGGACTTGGAACACAACAAGTAGTGGTGAATGGGGAACAGTAGGAAACTGGCTCTCTTGCGTCCCTGGAATTAATAACAATAGCCAAGATTCTGCCACATTTCCTGAACTTGGTGCAGGAAATGTCACTGCCACTCTTTCAACTGCAGGGTCTACTCAACCTGTCACCCTTCACGAAATCGCATTTAATTCCTCTACCACTAACTATACAATCAAACAGTTTAACACAAGTAGCGTGATTACCTTAGACGCCCCAGTTGGGAGTTCCAATCCTACTATTCATGTCACCGCAGGAACTCCGACAATTGATGCTCCCATTGTCCTCAATACTGACTCAATGCTTCAGTTAAGTTCTGGAACGCTAACTCTAGGTTCAAACACGACGATCTCATCTTCTAACACCGCAGATTTACAAATCACCGAAGGGAACATGAGCGGAACATTAACAAATAACGGCTCGATCACTCCTCACAGTCTGACAATCGTAGGAAGTACTCTTAATAACAATGGGACCGTTCAAACCACGGGCCCCATTGACATCGAAGATCTCCAAGGACTTGTCAATCCCATAAACATCAACAATTCTTCAACATTTACTGCTGGCACAACTTTAAGCATCGGAGGAAACGCGACCGTTACAAATAGCTCTACCATGACTTCTGGGGGGAATTTCACAATTAACAACGGCTCAGTCACGAATCAATCTGGTGGTCAGTTAAACGCTGGCTCAGGTAGCCTTCTCTCTATTACGGGAGGCACTCTTATAAATGATCAAGGTGGAATGTTAGGATCTTCAAATGCAGATCTATTATTAACGGGTGGTTCACTCAATTCTTCTGACCAGGTCTTGGCAAATAACTACACTCAGAGTAGTTCTGGAACGTTAGGACTCAACTTTCCGACTGCTTCAGCATCTCCCGTTGGAAACATTTTAACTATGGGTGCAATAAATTTAGCAGGCACCCTAAACGTGACAAATACGGGTGGGTTTGCTCCTCCTACTGGAACTGAAATCGTTTTATTAAAATCATCGGGCGTAGGGCAGCAACTCTCTGGCACTTTCGCCCCTACTAATCTCCCTTTTGGTGTATTAAAATATGAACACAACCTAAACCGAGTCGTTTTGAGTGTGGGTGGTTGCGATGGCACTTGGAATACAACAAGTAGTGGTGAGTGGGGAACGGCCGGGAACTGGGTCTCTTGCATCCCAGGAATTAGTGGCAACTCTCAAGATTCTGCCACATTTCCTGAGCTTGGCGCTGCAAATGTGATTGTCACTCTTTCAACTGGTGGCTCCGCTCAGCCCATTACACTTCACCACATCTCATTTAACTCGTCTACGACCAACTATACCCTCAAGCAGTTTGACAACACCAGTACGATCACTTTAGCCCAGCCCGGGGGAAGTTCCAATCCTTCTATTCACCTCACAGCTGGAAATGCGACAATTGACGCTCCCATTGTTCTCGATGACACCTCGGTGATTCAATTAAGTTCCGGAACGTTAACTCTTGGTTCCAACACCATCATCACATCTAATAACAATGAAAGTTTACTCATCAGTCAGGGAAACACAGGTGGTACATTAACAAACCATGGCTCAATCACTCCCGCCAGCCTGACCATCGCAGGCAATACCCTCATGAACCAATCGGGTGCTCAGATAACTACTGGCTCAGGTGGAGTTCTCTCGATCACTGGTGGGAGTATTACAAACAGTCAAGGGGCGACATTGGGAAGCAATGATGCAGATTTTACATTTACTGGTGGAACTCTGAATAATTCTGACATTATCAAAGCAAAAATCTATACCCAAAGTAGCCCAGCCACTCTTCAGTTGAATCTCTTGACAAGTACAGATTTTGGAAAAGTTGTTGCAAGTGATAAAGCAACCCTCGGTGGAAATCTCATCGTCAATGCCTCTTCAGATCCTTCCTTAGCAACAAACCAAACTTTCGATCTAATTACAACGGCAAATGGCATTTCAAACACCTTTTCTAACGTCTCATTCCAAGGATTTCCCGCCTCAGTTATTCCCGATCTCGTCTACCTATCTAATGCTGTTCAATTAAACACCGCTCCCGCAGTTCCAGGACATTTTAGTGGAAATCATTCTCATATTTCCGTGGGAATCCTCAAACAACACAACTCATATATTAGAAGAAAATGCTTTCAATTTAGAGACCGACTTCCCAATGGTGCTGCCCCAGCAAATCAAAACGCCATCTCACAAATTGACCTCTTAAACCCAGAAGTCAAAGGAACTCTCGCATCTCTCGATGATCCGCCAAGCATGAACTCTACCGAACAAAAAGAGATCAACCCCAACTTACTGCCACTCCCGACAGGAGCGAGCTCCTCAAGATACGGAAAAGTCTACATTGGTCCAGTTGCCTCCTTTGGAGAAATCGATTCAAGAAAAGATCAAATCGGCTCAACCTACACCTCTGTTGGAGGATTAATTGGCGCAGATTATCTTTTTAGCGAGATTGAAAAATTCCCCTGTAATATTGGACTGGGTGCTACCCTTCAGTACCGTAGACTTTGGGGAGACGGAAAAAGCAACTCTGGAGATTATCAAAGCCATATTCTCCATGGAAGTATTTATACCTCCTTTATTCCCCAAGCACTCCAAGCACTTTCTATCGAAGCCATTCTTGGATACGCTCATATTTGGGACCACTTAAATCGAAAAACTGGTGTTAATAACAAGAGCACAGCAAGAAGTGATACAGATCAAAACCTCTTTGATGCCCTGCTTGGTTTGGAGTATACCCTCACCTTACCCAAACAGTTTTCATTCACACCCTATCTGTACTTGCAGTACATCTACAATCACATTGATGGTTTCAAAGAAAGTGGAGCCGGTATTTACAACTTAAAAGTGAAATCTCAATCTATTGACTCTTTGAACACACAATTAGGAGCTAGAACCTGTTACAGCCTAATAAGAAAAAACTACACGGTGACATTCGAACTCGATGCGGAATGGATCAGAGAGTACTTAAATAGTGATCGATCGGTCGGATTTACACCTTTTGTCATCACAAACCAACCCACAAATGTCACAGCTTTTGGACCGTCTAGAAATAGCCTCTTGCTTGCAGTCGATCTGCTATTACGCTTTGCTAACGGATGGCAAACTGAAGCCAGCTACACTTTCCAATACAACAGCTCATTTTATGACCATTTCTTTTACCTAGGGGTGGGAAAGCGATTCTAG